The following coding sequences lie in one Candidatus Poribacteria bacterium genomic window:
- a CDS encoding tetratricopeptide repeat protein, producing the protein MLGRDKTQVVVLLLCLIFFTLSISPLLLAQDEVNDAKIIERYKLMLSRKPKEGSTFDRLYQFYLEGSSLDAMVADYQAEVQAKPDDPNPQLILGHIYKRLGKDAEAVKAYQRAVELAPNNYYPHFALGQAYAILIQHENAIEALNQAAKIAEETQAATPEDLTAIYKALGRAYFRRDRVDAAILAWTKIAELDPENIFTRIELADLLREQELYEQAIAQHEAIIQFKADNPYRVCLSRREIGNIHEAKGDYKTAIQSYDSALALTAPGNWLRKDLQHRIIGIYAADGNWEGLIEYYEKKLEATPNEPEILGLLAAAYIENQQPEEGLATYQKAVELAPTDANLRLNLIAAFRNAERFEDAAAAYESLSEQDPDDFGIYRELGELYLHLEDEDKARVTYQRMIDRDPENAGTHLILAEIYASNEWMEDAAGAYQKAIVLAPSNLDYIEYFGEFYFRQGNREKAIETWNIMVAADKEVAENYERLAKLLDTKNYRTEAIAASRKAVELMPDVYRYREALAKLLMKNEDYDAALTEYTEAAKLAPNAFFAEEMDNQRIELYRRQGTLVEKIETVETELETPGLSDADIFAKQKRLAKMYLKLGNITYALEVLLKAKAHQPDDIIVNRWLAEVYTKQNRRDDANAVYKHLITIDSANTREYYTNIARAHLNVMDFDAATEASKQVIAHSPRNPEGHQMLAEIAKQSGNYDSAIDSLKQALRLRPEAIDIRSELAATYKLSGKPRQALAQYWRCWELSDTVNDKLAFVKPLSEAYYDLGRRGEFEEKLKQLSKSNTSSVGPVIALAELYRMEGDLPSARFQLARALDRERENPDLLAQLVNISVDLGDNQDALTYQQRLVKVQPDPSHQRRLGELLFDAGREQEAIQAWTKLLHAKNQTLEAEIKLAVLLIRHGLPDEALFVLERAGEKITGTDAHTALYQLGVVLVSMNEFNRARTYFQRILDMPKPPKNATQRAKTATTYTTSGPPGMDTDKFRLARNLLYRVQDQLFRGRSGQAWRPSNFEETQAGALIHLVTIVQQQGKLNDLIQQLESEATANPKDIQTLETLAQLYILTNDTEKTTEITERLIAASPDDLTYQAIRLNDVIQGDSDAETVEKHLNAITGLPSEARLWYTAQYVSQLYHEDKKADAAQLLNALENTKVTDLNASSMLVNALLLMDRTDAAERIIANVPIPPQQQQWRHRQLYTNVIDTYIHKEQIDKAVALFWSYCERTKPQTTNTRRVAKLTTSSSYYGGYAPIQSNYPAPTTYYDQGRLDYLQHFYGGLWSRDLQEALYTKLRAELDVGEGINRIYPGLALSYCHWWDGQRDKAQEILSTLQKEFPNDLTLKLNTIFASIQTGQHAEALELLEELAGTDPRNRRQYYNLTLQLALHTGNTVVVRELIAKLLNSPSSARELYEFSRKLQDAGLTQHATAVVNKAMNLAIGMRDPNFLMRLSEHLEDLGRGQDAAQLAERALRFANQRDRYGSTLSRWNFQQATHLVSHSKAVRAREPQLVEATEKNPNSLQAHLKLAAFYESTNQIEKASAAFEAALSLRPKDSTTRQRYASMLQRSGKVKDAVTQYMILLKDNPNVPGYRAWDVVRTFVQADRVDDLVSLAKGMITPSIGRNFGNEFARYAARECTNNNPQAAAEIYEKLIEAFPNRTYNHRYLASAYAAAGDREKAIQFLRKQLKTEDTASQVQTILQLAEFYKTSGGLEGFIKAYETKLTEKPDDSVLLYLVASMQIMANDLETADTLVSELFDDSDSINIEYLNNLADAYRRAGDSERELHLLESTVNKLDPHTWRFPDTCQKLGLAYSQKGEKEKARDAFRKMGTLRMLQRGYDIWEKEGVANIYMQHEMWDDAEGIYTEIVNDLSVQSYDRDQAQRQLMMIKQRRGDFSNATQFTEKTQEMNIGTQRALAKASMEQGETKQAIEIYEQVVKMMPEDLESRAELATLYSRRNQHDTATDIWNTLLETDPGNTKYQDGSVRAYQVSGDIGKAFELAQGYINTAPESGVHYVRLAKLHAAEEQVEDAITAYEKAIEFAPGNAQAYHDLARLHLQIDDTDAAEKAFKKAIQYTGQDWKRQDIERELINLYYREGKLEEMIGQAETDGTLTFQMQKERALRYRNAGDLEKSVSAYKKAIDMTSDSYDRRRINEDLLEIYVKLGKTDLTVETYETLAISDSRDRARDRLISTFKSEGKLEQLKTLFENRREKSDNNPAVLELLAQIYRDANDHEKAAETYLALSEVQPSNVRSFYYAAAALNNNGQPELAKEMLLQGEAALSTSNEKSSMYFLRTLGDICYEGKMYEAAIKLADAAIVESARYRFYGGSPLEPMYELKGKSHLRAKRYEAAFNAYRQKAAVARYDRYREEAEASMRRAAQQGNLYEKWIPEQLKQVTENPDDLDARFTLAQSYESSNMIKEAIVQYQKISELQPDSWQWHKKLGDLYDKQSQQHRETGEVIKGTALLLDGNSSFVEIGGTDILNNITQQATISVWMKPTDFPNRYAPIIFKGDERTSNFSHRSYILYLRENGKIQIASSPNGRGQRSFYTTSDTIQLNRWYHIAGVIDAKRDVMRLFINGVEVGTTDYKGQDSIYQSQKPLRIGWTHEEERPTQSPFVGFIDEVRIWNVARTGTEIRSDMNSQLTGDEPSLVAYWKFDKATDGIIPDASHNKNKGRLMGNAKLESYTRPIFESFNPEQLAEATAAYEKAIQFDPNSYELYRLVAQIYKNGEHPLDAEKVYRRALDASLTQSEYDTAVKAILNLYNDEKQEDKHIALLEELTPKMPNSTALHELLGDAYKKAGDTEKAKIAYNRWIKLRQREINREQRYWYYSDFAEKLLNKGLYPETALKFAKRAAQRSTGSSYILTLGHAYLANEQYNEALEEFILGLNTRTTGSAHRDVFSRIAETGKKMKNQARYLEMLNKLVDAMSHNLSAHLHLSLVLAEFHRENDMPEKAKAYIQGTGFITEDAWWTLGPFDNTAGIGYNTAYIPEDVTRIDTTTIYNGINGQVRWQKNADKTLEGYIGLGKDVDWRVAYAFATIISPDERKVQLRFDSDDQGKIWLNGEEVFAHTRTSLAEIDRDIIPVTLKPGENSILVKVCEEELHWGFYLRITDTDGKPFDDLKIIDIAK; encoded by the coding sequence ATGCTTGGACGAGATAAAACCCAAGTTGTTGTGCTCCTTCTGTGTCTAATATTCTTCACTCTCTCCATCTCACCATTGCTTCTTGCGCAAGATGAAGTGAACGATGCAAAAATCATTGAACGCTATAAACTGATGCTAAGCCGTAAGCCGAAAGAGGGAAGCACGTTTGATCGGCTCTACCAGTTTTATCTCGAAGGTAGCAGTTTAGACGCGATGGTTGCCGATTATCAGGCAGAAGTGCAAGCAAAACCGGATGATCCGAACCCGCAACTGATCTTGGGACACATCTATAAACGTCTTGGGAAAGACGCTGAGGCTGTCAAAGCATATCAACGCGCCGTTGAACTCGCACCGAACAATTACTACCCACACTTTGCGCTCGGACAGGCGTATGCCATACTGATTCAACATGAAAACGCGATTGAAGCATTGAACCAAGCGGCAAAAATCGCTGAGGAGACGCAAGCCGCCACCCCCGAAGACCTTACTGCGATCTACAAAGCACTCGGCAGAGCATACTTCCGTCGAGACCGTGTTGACGCAGCAATTTTGGCATGGACGAAGATTGCTGAACTCGACCCAGAGAATATCTTTACACGGATTGAACTCGCCGACTTACTCCGAGAGCAAGAACTCTACGAACAGGCAATCGCACAACACGAGGCAATCATTCAGTTTAAAGCCGATAATCCGTATCGTGTGTGCCTGAGTCGGCGCGAAATTGGCAATATCCATGAGGCAAAAGGCGACTACAAGACTGCCATCCAGAGTTACGATTCAGCATTGGCGTTGACAGCACCGGGGAACTGGCTCCGTAAAGACCTCCAACACCGCATCATCGGGATTTATGCTGCAGACGGGAATTGGGAAGGCTTAATTGAATACTACGAAAAGAAGCTTGAAGCAACCCCGAACGAACCAGAGATTCTCGGCTTGCTCGCTGCGGCGTATATTGAGAATCAGCAGCCCGAAGAAGGCCTCGCAACATATCAAAAGGCGGTGGAACTTGCCCCAACCGATGCGAATCTACGCTTGAACCTCATCGCAGCATTTCGGAATGCCGAAAGATTTGAAGACGCTGCGGCAGCCTACGAATCCTTGAGCGAACAGGATCCTGACGATTTCGGGATTTACCGCGAACTCGGTGAATTGTACCTGCATTTAGAGGACGAAGACAAAGCGCGGGTAACATATCAACGGATGATTGACCGTGACCCAGAAAATGCGGGGACACATCTCATCCTCGCCGAAATCTACGCCAGTAACGAATGGATGGAGGATGCCGCTGGAGCCTATCAAAAAGCGATTGTGCTTGCGCCGAGTAACCTCGACTATATTGAGTATTTCGGCGAATTCTACTTCCGACAAGGCAATCGTGAGAAGGCAATTGAGACCTGGAACATAATGGTCGCTGCCGACAAAGAAGTCGCTGAGAATTACGAGCGGTTGGCGAAACTGCTTGATACAAAGAACTACCGTACCGAAGCGATCGCTGCAAGTCGGAAGGCTGTTGAATTGATGCCCGATGTCTATCGTTATCGTGAAGCACTGGCGAAGCTGCTCATGAAAAACGAGGATTACGACGCAGCACTCACCGAATACACGGAAGCCGCAAAACTCGCCCCCAACGCATTTTTCGCTGAGGAGATGGATAACCAGCGGATCGAACTCTACCGACGACAGGGTACCCTCGTCGAGAAGATTGAAACGGTGGAAACAGAACTTGAAACGCCGGGACTTTCCGATGCCGATATTTTTGCGAAGCAGAAACGGCTTGCCAAGATGTATCTCAAGTTGGGTAACATTACTTACGCGCTCGAAGTCCTTTTGAAGGCAAAAGCACATCAACCCGACGATATAATTGTGAACCGGTGGCTCGCGGAGGTTTACACCAAACAGAATCGGCGAGATGATGCCAATGCTGTCTACAAACACCTCATCACAATTGATAGCGCGAATACACGAGAGTATTATACAAATATCGCGCGGGCGCATCTGAACGTCATGGATTTCGATGCAGCAACAGAAGCATCAAAGCAGGTCATCGCGCACAGTCCACGGAATCCCGAAGGGCATCAGATGCTTGCAGAGATTGCGAAACAGTCTGGCAACTACGACAGTGCTATAGATAGCCTCAAACAAGCACTTCGTCTGCGTCCGGAAGCGATTGATATTCGTTCGGAATTGGCAGCGACCTACAAACTTTCAGGGAAACCCCGGCAGGCACTCGCGCAGTATTGGCGATGCTGGGAGTTGAGCGATACGGTTAACGACAAACTCGCTTTCGTGAAACCGCTTTCCGAAGCGTATTATGACTTAGGACGGCGCGGCGAGTTTGAGGAAAAACTGAAGCAGCTGTCGAAATCCAATACATCCAGTGTCGGACCTGTTATCGCGCTTGCTGAACTCTATCGGATGGAGGGCGACCTACCGAGTGCGCGTTTCCAACTGGCGCGGGCATTAGACAGAGAACGCGAGAACCCTGACCTCTTGGCACAACTCGTTAACATTAGTGTTGATCTCGGCGATAACCAAGACGCGCTGACCTATCAACAACGCCTCGTCAAAGTTCAACCCGATCCGAGCCATCAGCGACGGCTCGGTGAGCTACTGTTTGATGCTGGACGCGAACAGGAGGCGATACAAGCGTGGACGAAACTGCTACACGCGAAGAACCAGACGCTTGAGGCTGAGATCAAACTTGCGGTACTTCTGATTCGGCATGGACTGCCTGACGAGGCACTTTTTGTGCTTGAACGCGCAGGAGAAAAGATCACAGGTACAGATGCCCATACCGCGCTCTACCAACTCGGCGTGGTGTTGGTGAGTATGAACGAATTCAATCGCGCTCGTACATACTTCCAGCGAATTTTGGATATGCCGAAACCGCCTAAAAATGCCACACAGCGTGCAAAGACAGCCACAACTTACACAACATCAGGTCCCCCCGGAATGGACACAGACAAATTCCGGCTCGCTCGGAATCTGCTTTACCGGGTTCAGGACCAATTGTTTAGAGGAAGAAGCGGACAAGCGTGGCGACCCAGCAATTTTGAGGAGACACAAGCCGGTGCACTCATCCACTTGGTGACAATTGTTCAACAACAAGGGAAACTTAACGATCTTATTCAACAACTCGAATCAGAGGCGACTGCAAACCCGAAAGACATCCAAACGCTTGAAACGTTGGCACAACTTTATATTCTGACCAATGACACCGAGAAAACGACTGAAATCACAGAACGATTGATTGCTGCGTCGCCAGATGATTTGACGTATCAAGCCATAAGATTGAATGATGTCATTCAAGGCGATTCAGACGCGGAGACTGTGGAAAAGCATCTCAACGCTATCACGGGATTACCCTCTGAAGCGCGACTCTGGTACACTGCCCAATATGTCAGTCAACTCTATCATGAGGACAAAAAGGCAGATGCGGCGCAGCTGCTCAATGCGCTTGAAAATACAAAAGTAACGGACCTCAACGCAAGTTCCATGTTAGTGAACGCGCTACTTCTGATGGACCGGACAGACGCTGCGGAGCGTATCATCGCTAACGTCCCGATCCCACCGCAACAACAACAGTGGCGGCATAGACAGCTCTATACCAACGTGATAGACACTTACATCCATAAGGAACAGATTGATAAAGCAGTTGCGCTGTTCTGGAGTTACTGTGAACGTACGAAACCACAAACGACGAACACCCGACGTGTCGCCAAACTCACAACTTCTTCGTCATACTACGGCGGTTACGCGCCGATTCAGTCAAACTATCCTGCACCGACAACGTACTATGATCAAGGTAGATTGGACTATCTTCAACATTTTTACGGAGGATTGTGGAGCAGGGATTTACAGGAGGCGTTGTACACCAAATTGCGTGCCGAGTTAGATGTTGGAGAAGGTATAAACCGCATCTATCCGGGTTTAGCACTAAGTTATTGCCACTGGTGGGACGGGCAGCGCGACAAAGCACAGGAAATTCTATCGACCTTGCAAAAGGAATTTCCGAACGACCTGACCCTCAAACTCAACACAATTTTTGCCTCTATCCAGACGGGACAACATGCTGAAGCACTCGAATTGCTTGAGGAACTTGCAGGCACTGACCCAAGAAACCGTCGCCAGTATTACAACCTCACGCTTCAACTTGCGCTGCATACAGGCAACACTGTCGTCGTACGGGAATTGATAGCAAAACTTCTGAATTCGCCGAGTAGTGCCCGAGAACTCTATGAATTTTCGCGAAAACTGCAAGATGCCGGTCTTACACAACACGCCACTGCCGTCGTGAACAAGGCGATGAACTTGGCAATAGGGATGCGGGACCCGAACTTCCTGATGCGATTAAGTGAACACCTTGAGGATCTCGGGCGGGGACAGGATGCTGCCCAACTTGCAGAACGTGCGCTGCGGTTCGCGAACCAACGCGATCGCTATGGGTCCACTTTAAGCAGATGGAATTTTCAGCAGGCAACACATTTGGTGAGCCATTCAAAAGCCGTTCGAGCGCGTGAACCGCAATTAGTTGAAGCCACCGAAAAGAACCCCAATTCACTCCAGGCACACCTCAAATTAGCTGCCTTTTATGAAAGCACCAATCAGATAGAGAAAGCATCGGCAGCATTTGAGGCAGCACTCAGCCTACGCCCTAAAGACAGCACAACCCGGCAACGATACGCCAGCATGTTGCAGCGAAGTGGAAAGGTAAAAGATGCTGTAACCCAATACATGATCCTCCTCAAGGATAATCCAAACGTTCCCGGCTACCGAGCCTGGGATGTTGTCAGAACCTTCGTTCAGGCAGACAGAGTTGACGATCTCGTTTCGCTCGCGAAAGGGATGATTACACCATCTATTGGAAGGAACTTCGGTAACGAATTCGCCAGATATGCCGCGCGAGAATGTACGAACAACAACCCCCAAGCTGCTGCCGAAATCTATGAAAAACTCATCGAGGCATTCCCGAACCGGACCTACAACCATCGTTACTTGGCATCCGCTTACGCTGCTGCCGGTGACCGAGAGAAAGCGATTCAGTTTTTGCGTAAACAACTGAAGACTGAGGACACGGCATCGCAAGTTCAGACGATATTGCAATTGGCAGAATTCTACAAGACATCCGGTGGGTTAGAAGGTTTCATTAAGGCATATGAAACAAAACTCACTGAAAAACCGGATGATTCCGTGCTACTCTATCTTGTCGCTTCCATGCAAATTATGGCGAATGACCTTGAAACGGCAGACACACTTGTGTCCGAACTGTTTGACGATTCTGATAGCATTAATATAGAATATCTCAACAATTTAGCGGATGCATACCGGCGCGCGGGGGACTCTGAACGCGAACTGCACCTGCTGGAATCCACGGTCAATAAACTTGATCCACACACGTGGCGGTTTCCTGACACGTGCCAGAAACTCGGCTTAGCCTATTCGCAGAAAGGCGAGAAAGAGAAGGCGCGAGACGCATTCCGTAAGATGGGGACTCTCCGCATGCTGCAACGTGGATACGACATCTGGGAAAAAGAGGGTGTCGCAAACATATATATGCAACACGAGATGTGGGACGATGCTGAAGGGATCTATACCGAAATCGTCAATGACCTTTCTGTGCAATCCTATGATCGTGATCAGGCACAACGGCAGTTGATGATGATTAAACAGCGGCGCGGCGATTTTTCAAACGCTACCCAATTCACCGAAAAAACGCAAGAAATGAACATCGGAACACAGCGAGCACTGGCGAAAGCGTCCATGGAACAGGGTGAAACCAAGCAGGCGATAGAGATTTACGAACAGGTCGTAAAAATGATGCCTGAGGACCTGGAATCACGTGCGGAACTGGCTACCCTCTACTCACGTCGTAACCAACACGATACGGCGACCGATATATGGAATACACTGCTTGAAACTGATCCGGGGAATACAAAATATCAGGACGGGTCCGTCAGGGCTTACCAAGTTTCCGGCGACATCGGCAAAGCCTTTGAACTCGCGCAGGGATATATCAATACTGCTCCGGAAAGTGGTGTCCATTACGTGCGTCTCGCAAAACTTCACGCTGCCGAAGAACAGGTTGAAGATGCAATCACGGCTTATGAAAAAGCGATTGAATTCGCCCCCGGGAATGCACAGGCTTACCACGACTTAGCAAGGCTTCATCTCCAGATAGACGATACAGATGCCGCCGAAAAAGCGTTTAAGAAAGCCATTCAATACACCGGACAAGACTGGAAGCGGCAGGATATTGAACGGGAACTCATAAATCTCTACTACCGTGAGGGTAAATTGGAAGAGATGATAGGGCAGGCAGAAACTGATGGCACCCTTACATTTCAGATGCAAAAGGAACGGGCGTTACGGTATCGGAATGCCGGTGATCTCGAAAAATCGGTGAGTGCGTACAAAAAAGCGATTGACATGACCTCCGATAGTTATGATCGGCGTAGGATCAACGAAGATTTACTTGAGATATACGTTAAACTCGGAAAGACTGACTTAACAGTGGAAACCTATGAAACATTAGCGATTTCCGACTCACGCGACAGAGCACGCGACAGGTTGATTTCTACCTTCAAAAGTGAGGGAAAACTTGAACAGTTGAAAACGCTTTTTGAAAACAGACGGGAAAAGAGCGACAATAATCCTGCTGTCCTTGAATTACTCGCTCAGATTTATCGAGATGCCAATGACCATGAAAAGGCAGCAGAAACTTATCTTGCACTCAGCGAGGTGCAACCCAGTAACGTCCGGAGTTTTTACTACGCTGCTGCGGCACTGAACAACAACGGACAACCCGAATTGGCAAAAGAGATGCTGTTGCAAGGTGAAGCCGCACTCTCAACGAGCAACGAAAAAAGTAGTATGTACTTTCTTAGGACACTCGGCGATATCTGTTATGAGGGTAAAATGTACGAAGCGGCGATAAAACTCGCCGATGCCGCAATCGTTGAAAGTGCAAGATACCGGTTTTACGGTGGCTCGCCACTGGAACCTATGTACGAACTCAAAGGCAAAAGCCACTTACGTGCCAAACGTTACGAAGCAGCCTTCAACGCATATCGACAAAAGGCAGCCGTCGCCAGATATGACCGGTACCGTGAAGAAGCGGAAGCATCCATGCGGCGTGCAGCGCAACAAGGCAATCTTTATGAGAAATGGATTCCGGAACAGTTGAAGCAGGTTACTGAGAACCCTGATGACCTTGATGCCCGGTTCACGCTTGCGCAAAGTTACGAATCCAGTAACATGATTAAGGAAGCGATTGTCCAATACCAGAAGATTAGCGAGCTTCAACCTGATAGTTGGCAGTGGCACAAGAAACTTGGCGATCTCTATGATAAACAATCTCAACAACACCGTGAGACGGGAGAAGTAATCAAAGGCACTGCACTGCTTCTTGACGGCAATTCAAGCTTCGTGGAAATTGGTGGCACCGACATTTTGAACAACATCACGCAACAAGCGACAATCTCCGTCTGGATGAAACCGACCGATTTTCCGAACAGATACGCGCCGATTATTTTCAAAGGCGATGAACGCACATCGAACTTCAGCCATCGAAGTTATATCCTCTACCTTCGGGAAAATGGTAAGATCCAAATCGCCTCATCACCCAATGGTCGAGGACAAAGATCCTTCTATACCACATCTGACACCATTCAACTCAACAGATGGTATCATATCGCGGGTGTCATTGATGCCAAAAGAGATGTCATGCGGTTGTTCATTAACGGCGTTGAAGTTGGAACAACCGACTACAAAGGTCAAGACAGTATTTATCAAAGCCAGAAACCCCTCCGAATTGGTTGGACCCACGAAGAAGAACGACCGACGCAATCCCCCTTTGTCGGGTTTATTGATGAGGTGCGTATCTGGAACGTTGCTCGGACAGGCACCGAGATTCGTTCCGATATGAATAGCCAGTTGACAGGCGATGAACCCAGCTTAGTCGCTTACTGGAAATTTGATAAAGCAACGGATGGAATTATTCCCGACGCGTCGCATAACAAAAACAAGGGTAGACTTATGGGAAATGCAAAACTGGAGTCCTATACCCGTCCTATTTTCGAGAGTTTTAACCCTGAGCAATTGGCAGAAGCCACGGCGGCGTATGAAAAAGCGATTCAGTTTGATCCGAATTCTTACGAATTGTATCGTCTGGTGGCACAAATCTATAAGAATGGTGAACATCCATTAGATGCTGAGAAGGTATATCGTCGCGCGTTGGATGCGTCCCTTACGCAAAGCGAATACGATACTGCGGTTAAAGCGATTTTGAACCTCTACAACGACGAAAAACAGGAAGATAAACATATCGCCCTCCTTGAGGAATTGACCCCGAAAATGCCGAACAGCACTGCTTTACACGAACTGTTAGGCGATGCGTACAAAAAAGCAGGAGACACGGAAAAAGCGAAAATCGCCTATAACCGTTGGATCAAACTCCGGCAGCGAGAGATAAATCGGGAACAACGTTACTGGTACTACAGCGATTTTGCTGAGAAACTGCTCAACAAAGGCCTCTACCCGGAAACAGCGTTGAAGTTCGCGAAACGTGCTGCACAACGCTCAACAGGTTCAAGTTACATCTTGACTTTAGGACATGCATACCTCGCCAACGAACAGTATAACGAGGCATTGGAAGAGTTTATACTTGGTCTAAATACACGAACAACTGGAAGTGCGCATCGCGATGTCTTCTCGCGGATTGCCGAAACTGGGAAAAAAATGAAAAATCAGGCACGTTACCTCGAAATGTTGAATAAACTGGTAGACGCTATGTCGCACAATCTGAGTGCCCATCTACACCTCAGTCTCGTGCTGGCTGAATTTCATCGTGAGAATGACATGCCTGAGAAGGCAAAAGCGTACATTCAAGGCACCGGTTTCATCACTGAGGACGCATGGTGGACACTCGGTCCATTTGACAATACCGCTGGTATCGGTTACAACACTGCTTATATCCCAGAAGACGTGACGCGGATTGACACAACCACTATATACAACGGCATAAATGGACAGGTCCGTTGGCAAAAAAATGCCGATAAGACATTGGAGGGCTATATCGGCCTTGGAAAGGATGTTGATTGGCGTGTCGCTTATGCGTTTGCAACCATTATCTCGCCCGATGAACGGAAAGTCCAACTCCGATTCGATAGCGATGACCAGGGGAAAATTTGGTTAAACGGTGAAGAGGTGTTCGCACACACAAGAACCTCTCTGGCGGAAATTGACCGAGACATTATCCCTGTGACGCTCAAGCCCGGTGAAAACAGCATCCTCGTCAAAGTGTGTGAGGAAGAACTACATTGGGGATTCTATCTGCGGATCACCGATACTGATGGAAAACCGTTTGACGATCTGAAAATTATAGACATAGCAAAATAA
- a CDS encoding MoxR family ATPase — protein MSEHAEQKYEEFRETFLKIQQEVSKQIVGQKEIIEGVLICLMTGGHALLEGVPGLGKTLLIRTLHEVLDLKFARIQFTPDLMPADIIGTTVVAEDEDGRKFFEFQQGPVFANLILADEINRATPKTQSALLEAMQEKSVTVAGQQRELKLPFFVMATQNPLEMEGTYPLPEAQLDRFFFKLKVEYPSLDELDLVMERTTRREMPSVDKVCDGEQINALEQIVRDILIAEDVRRYALRIVLGTHPETEDAPELTKKYVRYGSSPRGAQALILGGKVRAILDGRYNVAREDIQAIALPSLRHRLILSFEGEAEGIDPDDIIRHLLEEI, from the coding sequence ATGTCTGAACACGCTGAACAAAAATACGAAGAATTTCGCGAGACCTTCCTAAAAATACAACAAGAAGTATCCAAACAAATCGTCGGGCAAAAAGAGATTATCGAAGGGGTTCTGATATGTCTCATGACGGGCGGACATGCGCTGTTAGAAGGTGTCCCCGGTTTAGGGAAAACCCTGCTCATTCGGACGTTGCATGAGGTATTAGATCTCAAGTTTGCCCGAATTCAGTTCACACCAGACTTGATGCCAGCAGACATCATCGGCACTACAGTTGTTGCTGAGGATGAAGACGGGCGGAAGTTCTTTGAATTTCAACAAGGTCCCGTATTTGCCAACCTTATTCTCGCCGACGAAATCAACCGTGCGACCCCCAAGACCCAGTCAGCTTTATTAGAAGCGATGCAGGAAAAATCCGTGACTGTTGCCGGACAGCAGCGGGAACTCAAATTGCCTTTCTTTGTAATGGCGACGCAAAACCCGTTGGAGATGGAAGGCACCTATCCGCTTCCCGAAGCACAACTCGATCGCTTCTTTTTTAAACTCAAGGTTGAATACCCAAGTCTTGACGAACTCGACCTTGTTATGGAACGCACCACGAGACGCGAAATGCCGTCCGTGGATAAAGTCTGTGATGGCGAGCAGATTAATGCATTGGAACAGATCGTCCGTGATATCCTCATCGCTGAAGACGTACGTAGGTACGCTTTGCGAATTGTGCTCGGTACACACCCCGAAACAGAAGACGCGCCGGAATTGACGAAGAAATATGTTCGCTACGGTTCGAGTCCGCGTGGTGCGCAAGCGTTAATTCTTGGCGGAAAAGTTCGGGCAATTCTTGATGGTAGATACAATGTCGCCCGTGAGGATATTCAAGCCATCGCCCTACCGAGTCTGCGGCATCGTCTCATCCTTAGCTTTGAAGGCGAGGCAGAAGGGATTGATCCAGACGACATCATCCGACATCTGCTGGAAGAAATTTAA
- a CDS encoding DUF58 domain-containing protein produces the protein MNDTQSAFDSEFLKKLEYLYIVSKKIFAGRIKAERRSTRRGVSVEFADYRNYTAGDDFRYIDWNAFARLDELLLKLYEEREDLHIYFLVDASQSMTYGELPKLIYAKRVAAALAYIGLSNLDRISITTFNNTGANRLPTERGKGKIFTVLDFLDQINGSGETDLESAFHNFVHTTKRRGLVVLISDLFDPSGFTNGLNVLKFQKHELFVIHIIDQKEVAPDLLGDYHLVDVETNQLRQVTINENHLKRYQALFQKYCDDMDLYCTQREISLVRTTTESPFEELILRIFRMGGFVS, from the coding sequence ATGAACGATACACAGTCTGCCTTTGACAGCGAATTCCTGAAAAAACTTGAATATCTTTATATTGTCTCGAAAAAGATTTTTGCCGGACGCATCAAGGCGGAGCGTCGCAGTACACGCCGCGGTGTGAGTGTCGAATTCGCCGACTACCGTAACTATACCGCAGGTGACGATTTCCGCTACATCGACTGGAACGCTTTCGCACGCTTGGATGAACTCCTGCTAAAACTCTACGAAGAACGGGAAGACCTGCACATCTACTTCCTCGTCGATGCCAGTCAGTCCATGACCTACGGCGAGCTGCCGAAACTGATTTATGCGAAACGAGTCGCCGCTGCGCTCGCCTATATCGGCTTATCCAACCTTGACCGGATTAGTATTACGACCTTCAACAACACAGGCGCGAATCGGCTCCCAACAGAGCGTGGCAAAGGTAAAATTTTTACCGTCCTCGACTTTCTTGATCAGATTAACGGTAGTGGCGAAACAGATTTAGAGAGCGCATTCCACAACTTTGTCCACACAACCAAACGTCGCGGTCTCGTCGTGCTAATTTCGGATCTCTTTGATCCGAGTGGGTTTACCAACGGACTGAATGTGTTGAAATTTCAGAAGCATGAACTTTTCGTGATCCATATCATCGATCAGAAAGAAGTCGCTCCTGATCTACTTGGTGATTACCATCTTGTGGATGTTGAAACAAATCAGCTGCGTCAAGTCACGATCAACGAAAATCATCTCAAGCGGTATCAGGCACTGTTCCAAAAATATTGTGATGACATGGATTTATACTGCACGCAACGCGAAATCAGCCTTGTACGGACGACGACAGAATCCCCTTTCGAGGAACTTATTTTACGCATTTTCAGGATGGGTGGTTTTGTTTCTTAA